TCCATTGGAAAGGGAATTTATCTGAGTGGCGTAGAGGAAGGCGCTTAAGGTGATTCTTGTTGATACAACGGTATGGATTGATTTTTTTAGGGATAAAGAGACTTCTCATGTAGCCTATCTTGAATTTCTTCTCAAAAATCATGAAGATGTTTGTTTGTGTGGGGTGATTCTCACCGAAATCTTGCAGGGGATTCGAGATGAAAAAGAATATCATGAGACCTTTCAACTGCTTCGTTCGCTTATTTTTATTGAAATGGATTTTGACACCTTTCTTTTAAGTGCGGATATTTATCGAAAGCTAAAGGCTAAAGGTGTTACGATCAGGAAATCTATTGATTGTATGATTGCGGCAGTTGCGATCGAAAATAAATTGAAACTTCTTCAGAATGACAGAGATTTTGGTCCTATTGCTAGATATTGTGGCTTAGAAATCGTTCAAAATTAGATAATCTCTCTAGTTTTATAGGAATTTTTGTAGGGGTCTGATTGATCAGACCCGCATGAGAGGTTCGGGCTTGATGAATCAAGCCCCTACATTTATTTCCCTACATTTATTAGGATCAAGTTAGATTAATTAACATAACTTATTTATTTAGAATTAGTTGTATCAATAATTGATATAAAATTTATTCTTTTTGTAAGCGTTTTTCCCCCTATATACCCAAGAACAGAGATAGGAAAATGGAATTCCCCGCCTCGACTCGTCCGACGACTGAGTCGGGCGAGGCGGGGACGCAACATCTTGGGGCACTTGGCCTTCAGAAATGCCAGAAAAGGAGGCCCGCTGCCTAAATGGCAGACAAAGGGCCGAGTGCGCTAGTAGATGTTTCTTTTCCTTAGGAAGCGACAGACACTTGTCAGCGTAGCCTTAAGTTTTCTTCAGGCCAATATGTCTCAAGCTGTTGCGTCTCGGTTCTCATTTCCTATCTCTGTCCTTGGGTTGCAAAAAAAAGTTACAAAAAAATAAATTTTTTTTACCTTTTTATGCTCAAATGTGTCGATATAGGTGTAAGTTATAGTGTGTGAGGTTCCATTTATGAGCCATTGGAAGTCGAAAAGAGGCAAAAATCCTTTGATCAGAACCATTTCCATTATTACGCTTGTGGCATTTTGTTTTTCCTATCTCCCTCAGGATGTAGGGTTTGCACAGGAAAAACAGCTCGAGGCTCGAGGCTCGAAGCTCGAAGCAAAAACACAAACTCAAGAAGTATTTACCTCGAGCCTCGAGCCTCGAGCCTCGAGCAAAAATAGTTTTCAACTAAAAATTCCCAACTCCTCTATCCTCAATGAGTTAAGAATTCCATCGCAGCTGGGTGACATCATTCAGCGTTATCAAGGGTCTGACGATAAAAAGTTAGTCATTCACATTCAGGATGTTCATTGCCACTTTGAAGCGCAATCCAATACCGCAAAAATTATTGATGATCTCTTAGATAAACATAGTTCTCATGGACTCAAAATTGTCGGTCTTGAAGCGGCAGAGGGACCTGTCGATACATCTCTTTTAACTTCCTTCCCTGATAAAAAGGTACGAAAGATGATGGCTCAATACTTAATGGAAAAAGGAAGAATCACCGGAGCCGAATATTTATCCATTATTAAAGATAAACCCCTT
This is a stretch of genomic DNA from Chlamydiota bacterium. It encodes these proteins:
- a CDS encoding PIN domain nuclease; the protein is MILVDTTVWIDFFRDKETSHVAYLEFLLKNHEDVCLCGVILTEILQGIRDEKEYHETFQLLRSLIFIEMDFDTFLLSADIYRKLKAKGVTIRKSIDCMIAAVAIENKLKLLQNDRDFGPIARYCGLEIVQN